Proteins encoded within one genomic window of Granulicella pectinivorans:
- the tatA gene encoding twin-arginine translocase TatA/TatE family subunit codes for MELFQPWHLIIVAGIAIIFFGGKKLPELGKGLGEGLKGFKDGLKGVTEDDKTANAAHSVTPKPEDVKPS; via the coding sequence ATGGAACTCTTCCAACCGTGGCACCTCATTATCGTCGCCGGTATCGCGATCATCTTCTTTGGCGGCAAGAAGCTGCCTGAGCTCGGCAAAGGCCTCGGCGAGGGGCTCAAGGGTTTCAAGGATGGCCTGAAGGGCGTGACCGAGGACGACAAGACGGCCAACGCCGCGCACTCCGTTACCCCCAAGCCCGAAGACGTCAAGCCTTCCTAA
- the metK gene encoding methionine adenosyltransferase — MAKRDRFLFTSESVTEGHPDKIADQISDAILDACLAQDPTSRVACETLTCTGLVVVAGEITTKAYVDFQTVVRETVRSIGYDDAKKGFDCDTCGVISTINRQSPDIAQGVDTGGAGDQGMMFGYATNETAEYMPTPISLAHKLAAKLTEVRKNGKMGYLRPDGKSQVTVEYDANHKPVRVDAVVISSQHAEFADKDPQSTLTNEQLHAEILEHVIQAVIPANLLDENTKYHINPTGRFVIGGPMGDSGLTGRKIIVDTYGGMGRHGGGAFSGKDSTKVDRSAAYMARYIAKNIVAAGLADRCEVQLAYAIGVAEPVSVLVDTFGTGKVGEETLETLVRKNFGLTPKGIIEGLNLRRPIFQQTAAYGHFGRTGADFTWEATDKAAALAEQAGVAALAAK, encoded by the coding sequence TTGGCGAAGCGCGACCGTTTTCTATTTACCAGTGAGTCAGTCACCGAAGGCCATCCGGACAAGATCGCCGATCAGATCTCCGATGCCATCCTGGACGCCTGCCTCGCGCAGGATCCCACCAGCCGTGTGGCCTGCGAGACCCTGACCTGCACCGGCCTCGTCGTCGTCGCCGGTGAGATCACCACCAAGGCCTACGTGGACTTCCAGACCGTCGTGCGCGAGACCGTCCGCTCTATCGGTTACGACGATGCCAAGAAGGGCTTCGATTGCGACACCTGCGGCGTCATCTCGACGATCAACCGCCAGTCGCCCGACATCGCGCAGGGCGTCGATACCGGGGGAGCCGGCGACCAGGGCATGATGTTCGGCTACGCTACCAACGAGACCGCGGAGTATATGCCGACGCCGATCTCGCTGGCGCACAAGCTGGCCGCGAAGCTCACGGAAGTCCGCAAGAACGGCAAGATGGGCTACCTTCGCCCGGACGGCAAGAGCCAGGTCACGGTGGAGTACGACGCCAACCACAAGCCGGTGCGTGTGGACGCCGTCGTCATCTCCAGCCAGCACGCCGAGTTCGCCGACAAGGATCCGCAGAGCACTCTGACCAACGAGCAGTTGCACGCCGAGATCCTCGAGCACGTCATCCAGGCCGTCATTCCGGCGAACCTGCTCGACGAAAACACCAAGTACCACATCAATCCGACGGGGCGTTTCGTCATTGGCGGGCCGATGGGTGATTCCGGTCTGACCGGTCGCAAGATCATCGTCGACACCTATGGCGGCATGGGCCGTCATGGCGGCGGAGCCTTCTCCGGCAAGGATTCGACCAAGGTCGACCGTTCCGCGGCTTACATGGCGCGCTACATCGCCAAGAACATCGTGGCTGCCGGCCTGGCCGACCGCTGCGAAGTCCAGCTTGCCTACGCGATCGGCGTGGCGGAGCCGGTGAGCGTTCTGGTCGACACGTTCGGTACCGGCAAGGTGGGCGAAGAGACGCTCGAGACGCTGGTTCGCAAGAACTTCGGCCTCACCCCCAAGGGCATCATCGAAGGGCTGAATCTGCGCCGTCCCATCTTCCAGCAGACCGCGGCGTACGGGCACTTTGGCCGTACCGGAGCGGACTTCACGTGGGAGGCGACCGACAAGGCCGCCGCTCTCGCGGAGCAGGCCGGGGTTGCGGCTCTGGCTGCCAAGTAG
- a CDS encoding TonB-dependent receptor has translation MRMMKRVLWTAILAVVALCSVSTYAQEVSGSISGTIKDPSGAAVKGASVTFTNTDQNRDIRTVATNGSGVYSATSLPLGTYNIKIAAAGFKTVQVVGLVLHVDDNLTVSSALTVGSVDQSIDVAADKLAVNLQDASVSGLINGTQMRELVLNTRNYEQLLALQPGVAYAGTNDQIYIGPTSPLGTANTVQFSVGGQRTSANNWTIDGADNVDRGSNLTLLAFPSVDAIAEFNTQRGIYSAAFGRSAAGQINVVTRSGTNAFHGNAYEFFRNDALNANNYFNKLTAIPTARPPLRYNDFGFTLGGPVWIPKVFNGHDKTFFFYSQEFRRVISYTTTTPLVPTAAERAGTFPFAICTNLAPGGAKCNDAGTTQVTTISPAAQAYLKDIYANVPLPNPGSGQDPHAYTYNARNIYNDTQEVARVDQAIGQKINVFYRLVHDSIPTQEPSGYGSSGGFPGVQTTSTRSPATQHLIHATYAARPTLLFDGGYAYSSGAILSTPIGAASTANSPDVVNAIKLPYANGLGVIPNLTFTGFTGISNAGIYNDYNVNQNAFATATKILGNHTFIFGGLIDWYEKTENLTGGNAGGFTFTATTASLPTASQATSNLDNTFEQSFANFLTGTATGGFTQNSSVRTPDMHARQFEAFIQDNWKVSSRLTVNLGVRYSYFQQPYDNNNQLSNFDPATYVAANAPTIDSAGKICYTAPCANTYGLNTGVPNPSFDPLNGIILGTPGSYGHASPYGRAVGKADTKNFAPRLGLAFDVFGDGKTAFRMGYGVAFDASLYGSFEQNIFYNPPYVGTANYTYTNLANPAGGTAAAASTALPTIYSTDSSFSTPYSQQYSMGIQQQMTSSLVLDVSFVGAHDTHLLGYIDINSLKPGAAKAAGILPVGGFLNSTQTLLANQIRPYKGYGGMYSIQNIFTGNYNSLQVSVKKRFKGESMIDGNYTWSKSLTNSPADRSGPPQNAYNINADYGKSPSDRTNIATIDGVWDLPWLHEQKGLLGRTLGGWEISGILQAQSGVPLTVSSSGGIAINGVTNADVAGLAILGASPAGLRPDQVSDPNSANGGAPIHTRLRWFNTSAFAAPSAALGQPGNAKRGTILGPGFYRIDTGLFRNFKITEKVKFQLRGEAFNVMNHTNFNGVAVAATTPSTFGVVNGAREARILQVAGKISF, from the coding sequence ATGCGAATGATGAAACGCGTTCTATGGACTGCCATTCTGGCAGTCGTGGCGCTATGTTCTGTTTCGACATATGCGCAAGAGGTCTCCGGCTCCATCAGCGGAACGATCAAGGATCCAAGTGGTGCCGCCGTCAAGGGCGCGTCCGTCACCTTTACCAACACCGACCAGAATCGTGATATCCGCACCGTGGCCACCAACGGCTCGGGCGTGTACAGCGCAACCTCGCTGCCTCTGGGCACGTACAACATCAAGATCGCAGCAGCCGGCTTCAAGACCGTGCAGGTCGTCGGTCTTGTACTGCACGTGGACGATAACCTCACCGTCAGCAGCGCCCTTACCGTTGGCAGCGTCGACCAGAGCATCGATGTCGCCGCCGACAAGCTGGCTGTCAACCTGCAGGACGCCTCCGTCTCGGGCCTGATCAACGGGACCCAGATGCGCGAACTTGTGCTGAACACGCGCAACTATGAGCAGCTTCTGGCTCTTCAGCCTGGTGTCGCCTACGCCGGCACCAACGACCAGATCTACATTGGCCCCACAAGCCCCCTTGGAACCGCCAACACCGTCCAGTTTTCGGTCGGCGGACAGCGCACCAGCGCCAACAACTGGACCATCGACGGCGCGGACAACGTCGATCGCGGCTCGAACCTCACCCTGCTCGCCTTCCCTTCGGTGGACGCCATCGCCGAGTTCAACACGCAGCGCGGCATCTACTCGGCTGCCTTCGGCCGGTCGGCCGCCGGACAGATCAACGTCGTTACCCGTTCCGGCACCAACGCCTTCCACGGCAATGCGTATGAGTTCTTCCGCAACGACGCCCTGAACGCCAACAACTACTTCAACAAGCTCACCGCGATTCCGACCGCGCGTCCTCCGCTGCGCTACAACGACTTCGGGTTCACGCTCGGCGGTCCGGTATGGATTCCCAAGGTCTTCAACGGTCACGACAAAACCTTTTTCTTCTACTCGCAGGAGTTCCGCCGTGTGATCTCCTACACGACGACCACTCCGCTCGTCCCAACCGCTGCTGAGCGCGCCGGAACGTTCCCTTTCGCCATCTGCACCAACCTCGCCCCAGGCGGAGCGAAGTGCAACGATGCGGGTACGACACAGGTCACCACCATCTCTCCGGCGGCACAGGCGTACCTCAAGGACATCTACGCCAACGTTCCCCTGCCCAACCCCGGCTCCGGCCAGGATCCGCACGCCTACACCTACAACGCCCGCAACATCTACAACGACACCCAGGAGGTCGCGCGTGTCGACCAGGCGATCGGCCAGAAGATCAACGTCTTCTACCGTCTTGTGCATGACAGCATCCCGACCCAGGAGCCAAGCGGCTACGGTTCCAGCGGCGGATTTCCCGGCGTCCAGACCACCTCAACTCGCTCCCCGGCAACCCAGCACCTGATCCACGCCACCTACGCGGCTCGTCCCACGCTGCTCTTCGACGGCGGCTACGCGTACTCGTCGGGCGCGATTCTGAGCACGCCCATCGGCGCCGCCTCAACGGCGAACTCGCCGGATGTTGTCAACGCCATCAAGCTGCCCTATGCCAACGGCCTGGGCGTCATCCCAAACCTCACCTTCACCGGGTTCACCGGCATCTCCAACGCCGGTATCTACAACGACTACAACGTGAACCAGAACGCGTTCGCCACAGCCACGAAGATCCTGGGCAACCACACCTTCATCTTCGGCGGCCTTATCGACTGGTACGAGAAGACCGAGAACCTGACCGGCGGCAACGCAGGCGGATTCACCTTCACCGCAACCACCGCTTCGCTGCCCACCGCCTCCCAGGCCACCAGCAACCTGGACAACACCTTCGAACAGAGCTTCGCAAACTTCCTGACCGGCACCGCGACCGGCGGCTTCACGCAGAACTCCAGCGTGCGCACGCCGGACATGCATGCCAGGCAGTTCGAGGCCTTTATCCAGGACAACTGGAAGGTCAGCTCTCGCCTCACCGTGAACCTCGGCGTGCGCTACTCCTACTTCCAGCAGCCGTATGACAACAACAACCAGCTCTCGAACTTCGACCCCGCAACCTACGTAGCAGCGAACGCCCCGACGATCGATTCGGCGGGCAAGATCTGCTACACCGCTCCGTGCGCCAACACGTATGGATTGAACACGGGTGTACCGAATCCGAGCTTCGATCCCCTCAACGGCATCATTCTGGGCACGCCCGGCAGCTACGGACATGCCTCACCGTATGGCCGCGCGGTCGGCAAGGCAGACACGAAGAACTTCGCTCCACGCCTCGGTCTTGCGTTCGACGTCTTCGGCGACGGCAAGACCGCCTTCCGCATGGGCTATGGCGTAGCGTTCGACGCCTCGCTCTACGGCAGCTTCGAGCAGAACATCTTCTACAACCCTCCCTACGTCGGGACGGCAAACTACACCTACACCAACCTGGCCAACCCGGCGGGTGGAACCGCAGCAGCCGCCAGCACCGCGCTGCCGACGATCTACTCGACGGATTCAAGCTTCTCCACCCCCTACTCGCAACAGTACTCGATGGGCATTCAGCAACAGATGACCTCGTCGCTCGTGCTCGACGTCTCCTTCGTCGGCGCGCATGACACCCATCTGCTGGGCTACATCGATATCAACTCGCTGAAGCCCGGCGCGGCCAAGGCCGCGGGTATCCTGCCCGTGGGTGGCTTCCTGAACTCCACCCAGACCCTGCTCGCCAACCAGATCCGCCCCTACAAGGGCTACGGCGGCATGTACTCCATCCAGAACATCTTTACCGGCAACTACAACTCGCTGCAGGTCTCGGTGAAGAAGCGTTTCAAGGGTGAGAGCATGATCGACGGCAACTACACCTGGTCGAAGTCGCTGACCAACAGCCCCGCGGATCGCAGCGGCCCGCCCCAGAACGCGTACAACATCAACGCCGACTACGGAAAGAGCCCCTCGGACCGCACCAACATTGCAACCATCGACGGCGTGTGGGATCTGCCGTGGCTGCACGAGCAGAAGGGCCTCCTTGGCCGGACGCTCGGCGGCTGGGAGATCTCGGGCATCCTGCAGGCACAGTCCGGCGTACCGCTCACCGTCTCCTCTTCGGGCGGTATTGCGATCAACGGTGTGACCAACGCCGACGTTGCCGGTCTCGCCATCCTGGGAGCAAGCCCCGCTGGCCTCCGTCCGGATCAAGTCTCCGATCCGAACTCCGCCAACGGCGGTGCCCCTATCCACACCCGCCTGCGCTGGTTCAACACCAGCGCCTTCGCCGCACCCAGCGCTGCTCTCGGGCAGCCCGGTAACGCGAAGCGCGGCACCATCCTGGGACCGGGCTTCTATCGCATCGACACCGGTCTCTTCCGCAACTTCAAGATCACCGAGAAGGTGAAGTTCCAGCTTCGCGGCGAGGCCTTCAACGTGATGAACCACACCAACTTCAACGGCGTTGCGGTAGCCGCGACGACACCGAGCACCTTCGGCGTCGTCAACGGCGCTCGCGAAGCTCGCATCCTGCAGGTGGCCGGCAAGATCAGCTTCTAA
- a CDS encoding VWA domain-containing protein: MQAPASSPVPTKALRLLLLSASFLLLPSLHAQDAPSPSGPPPPSSAAGAEPEDGQQIETLKVKANLVNMYFSARDKGGFITNLHKEDCTVLENKVEQPIKNFTQEKNLPLTIGILLDTSGSQQYVLPLEQDSGARFLKEVLKPKDEAFLISFDINVDLLADYTNSPAQLRRAINKASINTGTGSGSVTGNGAARGTLLFDAVFLAANDKLRQEAGRKILVLLTDGGDQGSQETLKSSIEAAQKANAIVYVILIADRGNFGTFGSIGASDMRRLASETGGRVIDVGNNGKKLEEAFDQIQDELRTQYLLSYTPLNPKADGTYRKLDLTCGKGLTIQARKGYYALADANGNDN; this comes from the coding sequence ATGCAAGCCCCTGCGTCCAGCCCAGTGCCGACCAAAGCGCTCCGTCTCCTGCTTCTCTCCGCTTCGTTTTTGTTGCTTCCCAGCCTGCATGCGCAGGATGCTCCTTCGCCCTCCGGGCCGCCGCCGCCGAGCAGCGCGGCCGGCGCCGAGCCTGAGGACGGCCAGCAGATCGAGACGTTGAAGGTGAAGGCGAACCTCGTGAACATGTACTTTTCGGCACGCGACAAGGGCGGGTTCATCACGAATCTGCACAAGGAAGACTGCACGGTGCTCGAAAACAAGGTCGAGCAGCCAATCAAGAACTTTACCCAGGAGAAGAATCTGCCGCTGACGATCGGGATATTGCTGGATACGTCGGGTTCGCAGCAGTATGTGCTTCCGCTGGAGCAGGACTCCGGGGCTCGGTTCCTGAAAGAGGTGCTGAAGCCCAAGGATGAGGCGTTTCTGATCTCGTTCGATATCAATGTGGATTTGCTGGCGGACTATACGAACTCCCCGGCGCAGCTTCGGCGCGCGATCAACAAGGCGAGCATCAACACCGGGACGGGTTCGGGCTCGGTGACGGGCAACGGAGCGGCGCGCGGGACGCTGCTGTTCGATGCGGTGTTTCTGGCGGCGAACGACAAGCTGCGCCAGGAGGCCGGGCGCAAGATTCTGGTGCTGCTGACCGATGGGGGCGACCAGGGATCGCAGGAGACGCTGAAGAGCTCGATCGAGGCGGCGCAGAAGGCCAACGCGATCGTGTACGTCATCCTGATCGCCGACCGGGGGAACTTCGGGACCTTCGGCAGCATCGGCGCGTCGGATATGCGCAGGCTGGCCTCCGAGACGGGAGGCCGCGTGATCGACGTGGGCAACAACGGTAAGAAGCTCGAAGAGGCCTTCGACCAGATTCAGGATGAGTTGCGCACGCAGTATCTGCTGAGCTACACGCCGCTGAATCCAAAGGCCGATGGGACGTACCGGAAGCTGGACCTGACGTGCGGCAAGGGGCTGACTATCCAGGCGCGCAAGGGGTACTATGCGCTGGCGGATGCGAACGGGAACGACAACTAA
- a CDS encoding bifunctional transcriptional activator/DNA repair enzyme AdaA, with amino-acid sequence MSSIPSVFPGKQWQQVLERDARADGMFVYAVKSTKVYCRPSCASRRPTRKNVTFFPTPELAEAAGYRACLRCDPKQVEAKNDPQAEAIAAVTDYLKTHAGERTKLEDVAKATGVGRLTILRGFKRVLGVTPGEFAKAQRVEKFKEKIRAPKTAPTPAAEGSVGLRARLRAAKAAGPVSITDAMYQAGFGSSSRLYEGSGATLGMKPKEMREGGAGLLIRYAITNSPLGRMLVATTDLGVCTIAFGKNDTELEKDLRERFSKATLAVAKPNKGWLADAVNFVAASMTEHPAAALFPTHVRATAFQQRVWAALRQIPRGETRTYRELAMSLGMPTGSRAVASACGANPIAIAVPCHRVVGKDGALTGYRWGVERKKRLLEAELGKPA; translated from the coding sequence GTGAGTTCGATTCCCAGTGTGTTTCCTGGGAAACAGTGGCAACAGGTGTTGGAGCGGGATGCGCGGGCGGACGGGATGTTCGTGTACGCGGTGAAGTCGACGAAGGTGTACTGCCGTCCGAGCTGCGCGAGCCGCAGGCCGACGCGCAAGAATGTGACGTTCTTCCCTACGCCCGAACTGGCTGAGGCGGCGGGCTATCGCGCCTGCCTGCGGTGCGACCCAAAGCAGGTGGAGGCGAAGAACGATCCGCAGGCGGAGGCCATCGCTGCGGTGACCGACTACCTGAAGACACATGCGGGCGAGCGGACGAAGCTCGAGGATGTGGCAAAGGCCACGGGTGTGGGACGCCTGACGATTCTGCGTGGGTTCAAGCGCGTGCTGGGAGTGACGCCGGGTGAGTTTGCCAAGGCGCAGCGGGTGGAGAAGTTCAAGGAAAAGATTCGCGCCCCGAAGACAGCTCCGACGCCGGCGGCCGAGGGCTCGGTGGGGTTGCGGGCCCGGCTTCGAGCGGCCAAGGCCGCGGGACCGGTCTCGATTACGGATGCGATGTACCAGGCTGGGTTTGGCTCGTCGAGCCGTCTCTATGAGGGCAGCGGCGCTACGCTGGGGATGAAGCCGAAGGAGATGCGCGAGGGCGGCGCGGGGCTTTTGATCCGGTATGCGATTACGAACAGTCCTCTGGGGCGGATGCTGGTGGCCACCACCGATCTGGGTGTGTGCACGATCGCGTTCGGCAAGAACGACACGGAGCTGGAGAAGGATCTGCGGGAGCGGTTCTCGAAGGCTACGCTGGCCGTCGCGAAGCCGAACAAGGGCTGGCTGGCGGATGCGGTGAACTTTGTGGCGGCTTCGATGACGGAGCATCCCGCGGCGGCGCTGTTCCCGACGCATGTGCGGGCTACGGCGTTCCAGCAGAGGGTTTGGGCGGCGCTGCGGCAGATTCCGCGGGGCGAGACGAGGACCTATCGCGAACTGGCGATGTCACTCGGCATGCCGACGGGGTCGCGTGCGGTGGCTTCGGCGTGTGGGGCGAATCCGATTGCGATTGCGGTGCCTTGCCACCGGGTTGTCGGCAAGGATGGAGCGCTGACGGGATATCGCTGGGGCGTGGAGCGAAAGAAGCGGCTGCTTGAGGCCGAATTGGGAAAGCCTGCGTAG
- a CDS encoding VWA domain-containing protein gives MATTLACLMLAQSGVMNAQQQTDAQQKQQQAIPDAPAPALLQGVTPGKGAPAPASTDLLPPADQSAPSSALPATPAAPKTFAPDDQAGPPPEITDAKTFTIHKQVDFVEIPFTVKDSKNRLVPGLDWREVRVYENNVRQHMSYWTVDPFPLSVALVIDQSLPFDTMSKVNTALGALQGAFTAYDEVAVFTYNNGPKLRTDFTAAQSARLGAVLEQSKTTGREAYPIMDGPLAQNTVINGRNVDPNTSANRGHQGLTPNAPREVHTLNDAILAAAVATTKAGKGRRRIVYVISDGKEYGSQAKQKDVIKYLQRNDVAVYGTLVGDSAIPGLGFLDRIHMPFQMRDDILPVYAGATGGQLDAENRTNGIEKSFAKIAEQVRTQYTVGYYTKEPFVDGKYREVEVKVLRPNLSVIAKRGYYPSARDSAPTGALPQTAK, from the coding sequence ATGGCAACAACGCTGGCTTGCCTGATGTTGGCGCAGAGCGGTGTAATGAACGCGCAACAGCAGACCGACGCGCAGCAAAAACAGCAGCAGGCGATTCCCGACGCGCCCGCACCGGCCCTTCTGCAAGGGGTTACCCCGGGCAAGGGCGCGCCGGCACCCGCAAGCACCGACCTCCTGCCGCCCGCCGACCAGTCCGCGCCCAGTTCCGCGCTGCCCGCCACGCCGGCGGCGCCCAAGACATTCGCTCCCGACGATCAGGCCGGTCCTCCGCCGGAGATCACCGACGCCAAGACCTTCACCATCCACAAACAGGTCGACTTCGTCGAAATCCCCTTCACCGTCAAGGATTCCAAGAACCGCCTCGTCCCCGGCCTGGACTGGCGCGAGGTCCGCGTCTACGAAAACAACGTCCGCCAGCACATGAGCTACTGGACCGTCGATCCCTTCCCCCTCTCAGTCGCGCTCGTCATCGACCAGAGCCTCCCCTTCGACACCATGAGCAAGGTGAACACCGCTCTCGGAGCCTTGCAGGGTGCCTTCACCGCGTATGACGAGGTCGCTGTCTTCACCTACAACAACGGCCCCAAGCTCCGCACCGACTTCACCGCCGCCCAGAGCGCCCGCCTCGGTGCCGTCCTCGAGCAGTCCAAGACCACCGGACGCGAGGCCTACCCCATCATGGACGGCCCGCTGGCCCAGAACACCGTCATCAACGGCCGCAACGTCGACCCCAACACCTCCGCCAACCGCGGCCACCAGGGCCTGACCCCCAACGCGCCGCGTGAGGTCCACACCCTCAACGATGCCATCCTGGCCGCCGCCGTCGCCACCACCAAGGCCGGCAAGGGCCGCCGCCGCATCGTCTATGTCATCTCCGACGGCAAGGAGTACGGCAGCCAGGCCAAGCAGAAGGACGTCATCAAGTATCTGCAGCGCAACGACGTCGCCGTCTACGGCACCTTGGTCGGAGACTCCGCCATCCCGGGCCTGGGCTTCCTCGACCGCATCCATATGCCCTTCCAGATGCGCGACGACATCCTGCCGGTCTACGCCGGAGCCACCGGCGGCCAACTCGACGCCGAGAACCGCACCAACGGCATTGAGAAGAGCTTCGCCAAGATCGCCGAGCAGGTCCGCACCCAGTACACGGTCGGCTACTACACCAAGGAGCCCTTCGTCGACGGCAAATACCGCGAGGTTGAGGTCAAGGTGTTGCGTCCGAATCTGTCCGTCATCGCCAAGAGGGGCTACTACCCGTCCGCCAGGGATAGCGCGCCCACCGGAGCGCTTCCTCAGACAGCCAAGTAA
- a CDS encoding transglutaminase-like domain-containing protein, producing the protein MLIRTEFDIHFQMQHPTAMVALLNLDPSIEGNVRSGNFLSVEGEAGTVPTRQYRDSFGNRCTRFVAPAGLLKLSGNAVVEAPESKDEIAAYAQQAPVENLPDEVLQFLLPSRYCEVDRFVPIAQDLFGWMAPGWTRAVAIRDWVHEKVRFDYKQARPTKTAMDVFTERVGVCRDYQHLAVTLSRCQNIPARYVTGYLGDIRIPYSGAGDFSAWYQVWLDGRWWTMDARHNEPRYGRVLMATGRDAADVAITTSFGNADLVKFFVESNEIDADGTPVPVENKP; encoded by the coding sequence ATGCTGATCCGTACCGAGTTCGATATTCACTTCCAGATGCAACACCCGACCGCGATGGTCGCCCTGCTGAATCTCGATCCTTCGATCGAAGGCAACGTCAGGAGCGGGAACTTCCTCTCCGTCGAGGGAGAGGCCGGCACCGTACCCACACGCCAGTACCGGGACTCCTTCGGCAACCGCTGCACACGCTTTGTGGCGCCCGCGGGGCTCTTGAAGCTCTCCGGCAACGCCGTTGTGGAGGCGCCGGAGAGCAAGGACGAGATCGCCGCGTATGCGCAGCAGGCGCCGGTTGAAAATTTGCCGGACGAAGTTCTTCAGTTTCTGCTACCTAGCCGGTACTGCGAGGTCGACCGTTTTGTGCCGATCGCACAGGACCTGTTCGGCTGGATGGCGCCGGGGTGGACACGCGCCGTTGCGATTCGCGACTGGGTGCATGAGAAGGTGCGGTTCGACTACAAGCAGGCGCGTCCCACCAAAACCGCCATGGATGTCTTCACCGAGCGCGTGGGGGTGTGCCGCGACTACCAGCATCTGGCTGTTACGCTGTCGCGCTGCCAGAACATTCCGGCGCGCTATGTGACTGGATATCTTGGGGATATCCGCATTCCGTACAGCGGTGCGGGGGACTTCAGTGCGTGGTACCAGGTGTGGCTGGATGGGCGGTGGTGGACGATGGATGCTCGCCATAACGAGCCTCGCTATGGCCGCGTGCTGATGGCGACGGGTCGGGATGCGGCGGATGTCGCGATTACTACCTCGTTTGGAAATGCGGATCTGGTGAAGTTCTTCGTGGAATCGAACGAAATCGATGCGGATGGGACGCCGGTTCCAGTCGAAAACAAGCCCTAG
- a CDS encoding DMT family transporter, producing MTTWLGLAAAFFWGSGDFSGGMGVKAAGGRLSGALRVVLLSHATGLTILLAIVLLAHDAAPHGALLAWGILAGIAGGGGVVMFYIALARGAMGASAAISGLLTAAIPAVVAVWVDGAPGIQKVIGFAVAGGAIWLIASASGHEARGTTGLAILSGAGFGIYFVALRFAGTSGSIFWPMATSRMASVTLCGLMLLTLRMRGQAGENTLTRNAVAWAIGTAVLDTSGNLFFLAAARAGRLDVAAVLASLYPATTILLAAIWLKEAPTRRQACGMALAVVAVLLITV from the coding sequence ATGACGACATGGCTGGGACTGGCCGCGGCCTTCTTCTGGGGCAGTGGAGACTTTTCAGGAGGCATGGGCGTAAAAGCCGCCGGCGGACGCCTCTCCGGTGCCCTGCGTGTGGTTCTCCTCAGCCACGCCACCGGCCTCACCATCCTGCTGGCCATCGTCCTGCTCGCTCACGATGCCGCTCCCCACGGAGCCCTCCTCGCATGGGGCATCCTGGCTGGCATCGCCGGCGGCGGCGGAGTCGTCATGTTCTACATCGCCCTCGCGCGCGGTGCCATGGGAGCCTCCGCCGCCATCAGCGGCCTGCTCACCGCCGCCATTCCAGCCGTCGTCGCGGTCTGGGTCGATGGCGCACCCGGCATCCAGAAGGTCATCGGATTCGCGGTCGCGGGCGGTGCCATCTGGCTCATCGCCTCGGCCTCCGGCCATGAGGCGCGCGGTACCACGGGCCTTGCCATCCTCTCCGGCGCCGGCTTCGGTATCTACTTCGTCGCGCTGCGCTTTGCCGGTACCTCAGGCAGCATCTTCTGGCCCATGGCCACCTCGCGCATGGCCAGCGTCACCCTCTGCGGCCTCATGCTGCTCACCCTGCGGATGCGCGGGCAAGCCGGGGAAAACACGCTCACCCGCAACGCCGTCGCCTGGGCCATCGGAACCGCCGTCCTCGACACCAGCGGCAATCTCTTCTTCCTGGCCGCGGCCCGCGCCGGACGGCTGGACGTGGCTGCCGTGCTCGCCTCGCTCTACCCCGCCACTACCATTCTGCTGGCCGCCATCTGGCTCAAGGAGGCTCCAACCCGGCGGCAGGCCTGCGGCATGGCGCTGGCGGTCGTGGCTGTCCTGCTGATCACCGTCTAG